A genome region from Pseudoalteromonas tetraodonis includes the following:
- a CDS encoding L-cystine transporter, translating to MSLAVLLMLALFVGLLFAIYLFSQKSSSLSRTVLFGLVLGSTFGLALQFLFAHSPETIKEILSWVSVVGKGYVGLLKMIIMPLVLIFMIAAVVKLENQGSLGKISFISISVLLFTTAIAALVGIAVTYGFDLSIEGLVSGTREAARMDTLQSKAANVADLSVPQMLLSFIPENPFADLSNQRSTSIIATVIFGVLVGIAARKVMLEKTELASPIRNGVNALQATVMSLVRMVIALTPYGVAGLMASVVANSSSNDILNLLAFIVASYVAILLMFVVHGLLLSFVGVNPKHYFEKIWPVLTFAFSSRSSAASIPMNVDVQINQLKVPPAIANLSASFGATIGQNGCAGIYPAMLAMMVAPSVGIDPLTFEFILPLIGIVVISSFGIAGVGGGATFAALVVLPTMGLPIEVVALLISIEPLIDMARTALNVSGSMTSGVITSKLMKNQ from the coding sequence ATGTCGCTTGCTGTATTATTAATGTTGGCATTATTTGTCGGTTTGCTGTTCGCGATTTATCTTTTTTCGCAAAAAAGCAGCTCTTTATCTCGTACCGTTTTATTTGGCTTAGTGCTTGGTAGCACCTTTGGCTTAGCCCTACAGTTTTTGTTTGCCCACTCTCCAGAGACGATTAAAGAAATACTCAGCTGGGTAAGCGTGGTGGGTAAAGGCTATGTCGGTTTATTAAAAATGATCATCATGCCATTGGTATTAATTTTTATGATTGCCGCAGTGGTAAAGCTCGAAAACCAAGGCTCTTTAGGTAAAATATCATTTATTAGTATTTCTGTTTTACTCTTTACCACAGCAATTGCCGCTTTGGTGGGTATTGCTGTCACCTATGGATTTGACCTCAGTATTGAAGGGCTTGTTTCGGGTACCCGAGAAGCCGCTCGAATGGACACCCTACAAAGCAAAGCTGCGAATGTAGCCGACTTAAGCGTGCCGCAAATGCTACTGAGCTTTATTCCTGAAAATCCCTTTGCTGATTTAAGTAATCAACGTTCAACCTCTATTATTGCCACGGTTATATTTGGTGTCCTTGTTGGTATAGCTGCACGTAAAGTAATGCTGGAAAAAACAGAACTTGCCAGCCCAATTCGTAACGGTGTAAACGCCCTACAAGCTACGGTAATGAGCTTAGTTCGCATGGTGATTGCACTAACGCCTTATGGTGTTGCGGGCCTAATGGCAAGCGTCGTGGCAAACTCTAGCAGTAACGATATTTTAAATTTACTTGCCTTTATTGTTGCCTCGTATGTAGCTATTTTATTGATGTTTGTTGTGCATGGCTTATTGCTTAGCTTTGTGGGTGTAAATCCAAAGCATTATTTTGAAAAAATCTGGCCAGTACTGACCTTTGCATTTAGCTCACGTAGCTCAGCGGCCTCCATTCCTATGAATGTCGATGTGCAAATTAACCAGTTAAAAGTACCTCCGGCAATTGCAAACTTATCGGCTTCTTTTGGTGCCACTATTGGTCAAAACGGCTGTGCTGGTATTTATCCTGCGATGCTCGCAATGATGGTTGCGCCAAGTGTGGGGATAGACCCACTTACATTTGAGTTTATTTTACCGCTAATTGGCATTGTGGTTATTAGCTCGTTTGGTATTGCAGGTGTTGGTGGTGGTGCTACCTTCGCAGCGTTGGTTGTATTGCCTACCATGGGATTACCTATAGAGGTTGTGGCTTTACTTATTTCTATTGAACCCTTAATAGATATGGCACGCACAGCACTCAACGTATCGGGCTCTATGACCTCAGGTGTGATCACCAGTAAATTAATGAAAAATCAATAA
- the katG gene encoding catalase/peroxidase HPI translates to MKNRSFTKKALVGFISMALMSGSAFSQEKPQMSKPQGAVGMGEAKMGATRTNQFWWPDQLNLSPLRDHDLRSNPYGSDFNYAEAFNSLDLDTVKSDIDALLTQSQDWWPADFGNYGPFFIRMTWHSAGTYRTLDGRGGAGGGQQRFEPLNSWPDNVSLDKARRLLWPIKQKYGEALSWSDLIVLAGNVALENMGFETYGFAGGRTDDWEPDMVYWGPEVEMLASDREDASGKLERPLGATHMGLIYVNPEGPKGVPDPIGSAKNIRVAFSRMAMNDEETLALIAGGHTFGKMHGAHKPKDCVGAEPAAAGIEEQGLGWKNKCGKGHSEDTVSSGLEGAWTQAPTRWSSLYLSNLLNFEWKQTRSPAGAIQWIPTDESLHKSVPDAHVKGKFNPPVMTTADLALKFDPEYRKIAERFLNDPKEYQLAFAKAWYKLTHRDMGPPRNFLGKEVPKEDLIWQDPISAETKSNIDAGAVKELKAAILDSNLSVPELVRVAWASAASYRDSDMRGGANGARIALAPQKDWAVNNPAETTKVLKVLKAIQADFNDSLFSKSHVSLADLIVLGGNAAIEKAAKDAGYSVDVPFNAGRGDATQAQTDVNAFSLLELPADGFRNYFDAEKSYKSPTEMLIDKADQLDLTVPEMTVLVGGLRSLDANYKGTDYGVFTDKPGTLNNDFFVNLLDMSTVWKKSSDAGIYQGFDRQSGEQKYTATSVDLIFGSNSELRAVAEVYAFDTSKQKFVEDFVAAWTKVMNLDR, encoded by the coding sequence ATGAAAAACCGATCATTTACTAAAAAAGCACTTGTTGGATTTATAAGTATGGCACTTATGTCTGGCTCTGCTTTTAGCCAAGAAAAACCACAAATGTCTAAGCCACAAGGTGCTGTTGGCATGGGTGAGGCAAAAATGGGTGCAACCAGAACCAACCAATTTTGGTGGCCAGATCAACTTAACCTATCTCCTCTTCGCGATCATGATCTACGTTCAAACCCTTACGGTAGTGACTTTAATTATGCAGAGGCATTTAACAGCCTAGATTTAGACACTGTAAAAAGTGATATCGACGCTCTGCTAACCCAATCTCAAGATTGGTGGCCGGCAGATTTTGGTAACTATGGCCCATTTTTTATTCGTATGACTTGGCACAGTGCAGGTACCTATCGTACGCTTGATGGCCGTGGTGGCGCTGGCGGTGGTCAACAACGTTTTGAACCGCTTAATAGCTGGCCAGATAACGTAAGCTTGGATAAAGCGCGCCGTTTACTTTGGCCAATTAAACAAAAATACGGTGAAGCCCTTTCATGGTCAGACTTAATCGTATTAGCCGGTAATGTTGCCTTAGAAAACATGGGGTTTGAAACCTATGGTTTTGCTGGTGGTCGTACTGACGATTGGGAACCAGACATGGTTTACTGGGGTCCTGAAGTAGAAATGCTTGCCAGCGACCGTGAAGATGCCAGCGGCAAACTAGAACGCCCGCTAGGTGCAACTCACATGGGTTTAATTTATGTAAACCCAGAAGGGCCTAAAGGAGTACCTGATCCTATTGGCTCAGCTAAGAACATTCGCGTTGCGTTTTCTCGCATGGCGATGAACGATGAAGAAACCCTAGCACTTATCGCCGGTGGTCACACCTTTGGTAAAATGCATGGTGCGCACAAACCTAAAGACTGTGTGGGTGCAGAGCCTGCTGCAGCAGGTATTGAAGAGCAAGGTTTAGGCTGGAAAAACAAATGTGGTAAAGGTCACTCTGAAGATACTGTATCTAGTGGTTTAGAAGGCGCATGGACACAAGCACCTACTCGCTGGTCATCACTGTACTTAAGCAACCTACTTAACTTTGAGTGGAAACAAACTCGCAGTCCTGCTGGCGCTATTCAGTGGATCCCAACAGATGAATCATTACATAAGTCAGTACCTGATGCGCACGTCAAAGGTAAATTTAACCCACCGGTAATGACCACTGCCGATTTAGCGTTAAAATTTGATCCTGAATATCGCAAAATTGCTGAACGCTTTTTAAATGACCCTAAAGAGTATCAACTAGCCTTTGCTAAAGCCTGGTACAAATTAACTCACCGAGATATGGGACCACCACGTAACTTTTTAGGTAAAGAAGTACCAAAAGAAGACTTAATTTGGCAAGACCCTATTTCAGCAGAGACTAAATCAAACATTGATGCTGGTGCAGTAAAAGAGCTGAAAGCTGCTATTTTAGACTCGAACCTAAGTGTACCTGAGTTAGTACGTGTGGCATGGGCATCGGCTGCCAGTTACCGTGATTCAGATATGCGCGGCGGAGCCAATGGCGCACGTATTGCGCTAGCACCACAAAAAGATTGGGCAGTAAATAATCCAGCAGAAACCACAAAGGTACTTAAAGTATTAAAAGCGATTCAAGCTGACTTTAACGACAGCTTATTTAGCAAAAGCCATGTATCGCTTGCTGATTTAATTGTACTTGGTGGTAATGCAGCGATTGAAAAAGCAGCCAAAGATGCAGGCTACTCAGTAGACGTGCCGTTTAATGCTGGCCGTGGCGATGCTACACAAGCACAAACTGATGTTAATGCATTTAGCTTATTAGAGTTGCCTGCCGATGGTTTTAGAAACTATTTTGATGCAGAGAAAAGCTATAAATCACCAACAGAAATGCTGATTGATAAAGCGGATCAGCTAGACCTAACAGTCCCTGAAATGACTGTATTAGTCGGTGGCTTACGCTCACTTGATGCAAACTATAAAGGCACTGACTACGGCGTATTTACTGATAAGCCAGGCACTCTAAATAACGACTTCTTTGTTAATTTATTAGATATGTCGACGGTTTGGAAAAAGTCATCAGATGCGGGGATTTATCAAGGCTTTGATCGTCAATCAGGTGAGCAAAAGTACACAGCCACTTCAGTTGATCTGATTTTTGGTTCAAATTCAGAGCTGCGTGCAGTTGCTGAGGTGTATGCCTTTGATACATCAAAGCAAAAGTTTGTAGAAGACTTTGTTGCGGCATGGACTAAAGTAATGAACTTAGACCGTTAA
- a CDS encoding MFS transporter, with translation MKENKQQYQGALLSSKRFLPLFVTQFFSALNDNVYKQSILLILIFQAATVADGAFYSNVAAGLFILPFFLFSGMAGQIAEKLEKSKLISIVKFCEIPIMLVGVVSILTEQVWLMLGTVFLMGLQSTFFGPLKYSILPQHVAPHELTKANGLVESGTFVAILLGTVFGTYYITQVAGPVYISIAIVSLAVIGYLSSRFIPKSAANDANLKVSLNPISSTKSVFNVLNTQTESVGKSVLGISWFWLIGAVILTALPNYVKHVMGGDELVVTSALVVFSLSIALGSLLCEKLSRSRIELGIVPFGALLISLFLYLLSQEPSIEFYRQTNESLLTLEQVINTGDMLWHFIWMAGIGIAAGFYTVPLYALIQQRTHPDSRSRVIAANNVLNALFMVGSAVLSIVTLTLLHWEISQLLLLLAGLNLLISLYIYSKVPEFFLRFIIYILAICMYRVRTKGTLNMPDDGAAVVVSNHVSFVDWMFILAASPRPIRFVVFAPIYYSPALNWLFKMAKAIPIDSEKANPKAFNKAFDDIAQALERGELVGIFPEGKLSGDGEVDVFRRGIEKIIQRTPVPVIPVHLDGLWGSMFSRKTKWRLPRPKWSLVSVTIGEMVAAQKVNANDLRERVVALK, from the coding sequence ATGAAGGAAAATAAACAACAATATCAAGGAGCTTTACTGAGCAGTAAACGGTTTTTACCTCTGTTTGTGACACAGTTTTTCTCCGCTTTAAATGACAATGTTTACAAGCAATCAATCCTCCTTATTTTAATTTTTCAGGCTGCTACGGTGGCCGATGGTGCTTTTTATTCTAACGTGGCTGCGGGATTATTTATTTTGCCATTCTTTTTATTTTCGGGCATGGCTGGTCAAATTGCAGAAAAGTTGGAAAAATCAAAGTTGATCAGCATCGTAAAGTTTTGCGAAATTCCAATAATGCTGGTGGGCGTGGTATCTATTTTAACCGAGCAGGTTTGGTTAATGTTGGGTACTGTGTTTTTAATGGGTTTACAAAGCACTTTTTTTGGGCCACTTAAATACTCTATTTTACCGCAGCATGTGGCTCCTCATGAATTAACCAAAGCTAATGGGTTAGTTGAATCTGGCACCTTTGTGGCTATTTTATTGGGCACCGTATTTGGCACTTATTATATAACCCAAGTTGCAGGCCCTGTTTATATCAGTATCGCGATAGTGAGCTTGGCGGTTATTGGTTATTTGAGTAGTCGTTTTATACCAAAAAGTGCCGCGAATGATGCTAATTTAAAGGTATCGCTTAATCCTATTTCCTCGACCAAAAGTGTATTTAATGTGCTTAACACACAAACCGAGTCAGTGGGTAAATCAGTATTGGGGATCAGCTGGTTTTGGCTGATTGGTGCAGTGATATTAACCGCGCTTCCTAACTATGTAAAACATGTAATGGGAGGCGATGAGCTGGTGGTTACCTCAGCTTTAGTGGTGTTTTCGTTGAGTATTGCATTGGGGTCTTTACTTTGTGAGAAGCTATCGCGCTCACGTATTGAGTTAGGCATTGTGCCTTTTGGGGCGCTTTTAATTAGCTTGTTTTTATATTTATTAAGCCAAGAGCCAAGCATTGAGTTTTATCGCCAAACTAATGAATCGCTGCTTACCCTTGAACAAGTGATTAATACCGGCGATATGCTCTGGCACTTTATTTGGATGGCTGGTATTGGTATAGCGGCGGGTTTTTATACGGTGCCACTGTATGCACTTATTCAGCAGCGTACTCACCCAGATAGCCGTTCACGAGTGATTGCTGCCAATAATGTACTAAACGCCTTATTTATGGTGGGCAGCGCTGTTTTAAGTATTGTTACCCTAACGCTTTTACACTGGGAGATTTCACAATTACTGTTGTTATTAGCAGGGCTTAATTTACTGATATCGCTGTACATATATAGCAAAGTGCCTGAGTTTTTCTTACGTTTTATTATTTATATTCTAGCGATTTGCATGTACCGAGTACGCACTAAGGGAACGCTTAATATGCCCGATGATGGGGCTGCCGTGGTGGTGAGTAACCATGTTAGCTTTGTTGATTGGATGTTTATTTTAGCCGCGTCACCTAGGCCAATTCGGTTTGTCGTGTTTGCCCCTATTTATTATTCACCAGCACTTAATTGGTTGTTTAAAATGGCCAAAGCCATTCCAATTGATAGCGAAAAAGCAAATCCTAAGGCGTTTAATAAAGCCTTTGACGATATCGCTCAGGCACTAGAGCGTGGAGAGCTGGTGGGAATTTTTCCTGAAGGCAAGCTCAGTGGAGATGGCGAAGTTGATGTATTTCGCCGTGGCATTGAAAAAATAATTCAGCGCACACCGGTGCCTGTTATTCCTGTTCATTTAGATGGACTATGGGGCAGTATGTTTAGTCGAAAAACAAAGTGGCGATTGCCTAGACCAAAGTGGTCGTTGGTCAGTGTGACTATTGGTGAAATGGTGGCTGCACAGAAGGTTAATGCCAATGATTTGCGCGAGCGAGTGGTTGCTTTAAAGTAG
- a CDS encoding DUF2189 domain-containing protein translates to MPTTNTIEKDTKFARCLECNKVNTFAAFHWLSLAFKDMARAPMLSLIYGLIFTLIPVAIVYSVVLTDSHLAILPATVAFALIGPVFAVGLYDVAWELEKGHKPTLSHSLKSMFRNPVGEWGFAVLLMVIMVIWMRLAAIVHALYPSHANPTFEELSAFLTIGSIIGGILLVSVFSISAFTPQIMMERRVDIMTAVVSSIHAVKENFAAMLVWSICIFVLVALGFAAGAAGFIIIMPLLSYASWHGYIAVIKTKKERGYE, encoded by the coding sequence ATGCCAACTACAAACACAATAGAAAAAGACACCAAATTCGCACGTTGTTTAGAGTGCAACAAAGTAAATACATTTGCCGCTTTTCATTGGCTTTCGTTAGCGTTTAAGGATATGGCGCGCGCGCCCATGCTGAGCTTAATTTACGGTTTAATCTTCACACTTATTCCCGTAGCGATTGTTTACTCTGTTGTACTTACCGACAGCCACCTTGCCATACTGCCAGCCACGGTTGCATTTGCCTTAATAGGTCCTGTGTTTGCGGTTGGTTTGTACGATGTGGCTTGGGAGCTTGAAAAAGGCCATAAACCTACTTTAAGCCATTCATTAAAATCGATGTTTCGTAACCCTGTAGGTGAGTGGGGTTTTGCCGTGTTACTTATGGTAATTATGGTTATTTGGATGCGCTTAGCTGCAATTGTTCATGCATTGTACCCAAGCCATGCAAACCCAACATTTGAAGAGCTTTCGGCGTTTTTAACCATAGGCAGTATTATTGGCGGTATTTTACTGGTTAGTGTGTTTTCAATTTCGGCATTTACCCCGCAAATTATGATGGAAAGACGCGTTGATATAATGACTGCCGTGGTTTCTTCAATACATGCAGTTAAAGAAAACTTTGCAGCCATGCTGGTGTGGTCTATTTGTATATTTGTACTTGTGGCACTGGGCTTTGCTGCGGGTGCCGCTGGATTCATTATTATTATGCCACTACTTAGTTACGCTAGTTGGCACGGTTACATTGCGGTTATTAAAACTAAAAAAGAACGTGGTTACGAATAA
- a CDS encoding CBS domain-containing protein, whose amino-acid sequence MSQNVADLMTPNPFSVNIKSTLHDAHNLMKEKNVRHIPVIDEDGAFVGMLTQKIMVAKVMGIMATFGANALQRKEKLTKVEDIMVSDFISVTPAQPLSDVVKFFVENRHGCMPVVSEQGQLVGILTSSDFVRLAAALLS is encoded by the coding sequence ATGAGTCAAAACGTTGCAGACTTAATGACACCTAACCCATTCTCAGTGAATATAAAAAGTACTTTGCACGACGCACATAATTTAATGAAAGAAAAAAATGTTCGTCACATTCCCGTTATCGACGAAGATGGCGCATTTGTTGGCATGCTTACGCAAAAAATTATGGTTGCCAAAGTAATGGGGATCATGGCTACTTTTGGCGCAAATGCATTACAACGCAAAGAAAAACTCACAAAAGTAGAAGATATTATGGTGAGTGACTTTATTAGTGTTACTCCAGCCCAGCCATTATCAGATGTGGTTAAGTTTTTTGTAGAGAATCGCCATGGCTGTATGCCTGTGGTTAGTGAGCAAGGTCAGCTGGTAGGTATTTTAACCTCTTCTGATTTTGTGCGCTTAGCTGCGGCGCTATTATCTTAA
- a CDS encoding DUF2237 family protein, with protein sequence MANQLNVLGTRLQLCCGNGGYTREGFCYVPDSDFGNHSVCAIMTDEFLQFSKAQGNDLISPNPLYDFAGLKAGDKWCLCAIRWYHAIAANVAPPVVLEATNQKALDIIPLEILKAHQYTG encoded by the coding sequence ATGGCTAATCAATTAAATGTACTGGGAACTCGCCTACAACTATGTTGTGGCAATGGCGGCTATACTCGCGAAGGGTTTTGCTATGTGCCAGATTCAGACTTTGGTAATCACAGTGTGTGCGCCATTATGACCGACGAATTTTTGCAATTTTCTAAGGCGCAAGGTAACGATTTAATTAGCCCTAATCCTTTATATGATTTTGCAGGCTTAAAAGCTGGCGATAAATGGTGCTTATGTGCGATTCGTTGGTATCATGCCATTGCTGCAAATGTTGCTCCTCCTGTTGTACTTGAAGCAACAAACCAAAAAGCGCTAGATATTATTCCCCTTGAAATATTAAAAGCACATCAATATACCGGGTAA
- the corA gene encoding magnesium/cobalt transporter CorA: MLRFFSIEQGVIKELAPLPDTPVEVSIKNAHWIDTINPTPQEQNALAKTLNITFPDSVDVEEIETSSRCFIDNEGLHVHALFMSPNEGRFNTVTVACLLQNNCLLTIRDEELADFRLLRLRARKGQVACDTAKQLLITLFDQKVENHADMLEDMHHQLEKLSAYVLEEDNSDLEEAVGRIARLEDANGKVRLCLMDTRRNISFLIRRIGAQNDERESLREIVLDIETLMSHCTFLFDKVNFLMDSTQGFINIEQNQIIKTFSIASVVFLPPTVVASVYGMNFNIMPELQWEWGYPFAIGIMLLSGFAPYLFFKHKGWL, translated from the coding sequence ATGTTGAGGTTTTTTTCCATCGAGCAAGGAGTGATCAAAGAGTTAGCGCCTTTACCTGATACCCCTGTTGAAGTATCCATAAAGAATGCACATTGGATTGATACTATTAATCCAACACCGCAGGAGCAAAATGCGCTTGCAAAAACGCTCAATATAACTTTTCCAGATTCGGTAGATGTAGAAGAGATTGAAACGTCGTCAAGGTGCTTTATCGATAATGAAGGTTTACATGTGCATGCATTGTTTATGTCACCTAATGAAGGGCGATTTAATACTGTAACGGTAGCTTGTTTGTTGCAAAACAATTGCTTACTTACTATTCGTGATGAGGAATTGGCTGATTTTAGACTACTGCGCTTAAGAGCGCGCAAAGGTCAGGTGGCATGCGATACAGCAAAACAATTATTAATCACTTTATTTGATCAAAAAGTTGAAAACCACGCGGATATGCTCGAAGACATGCATCATCAATTAGAGAAGCTCAGTGCTTATGTACTTGAAGAAGATAACTCAGACTTAGAAGAGGCGGTTGGTCGCATAGCTCGCTTAGAAGATGCTAATGGTAAAGTGCGTTTATGTTTAATGGATACGCGACGCAATATTTCGTTTTTAATACGCCGTATAGGCGCGCAAAATGACGAGCGCGAATCTCTTCGAGAAATTGTACTCGATATAGAAACTTTAATGTCGCACTGTACCTTTTTGTTCGACAAGGTGAACTTTTTGATGGATTCAACACAAGGCTTTATTAATATTGAACAAAATCAAATTATTAAAACCTTTTCTATTGCCTCAGTGGTTTTCTTACCGCCTACAGTAGTGGCTAGTGTTTATGGTATGAATTTTAATATAATGCCTGAGCTACAATGGGAATGGGGTTATCCATTTGCAATTGGCATTATGTTGCTGTCGGGCTTTGCCCCTTATTTATTTTTTAAACATAAAGGGTGGTTATAA
- the dps gene encoding DNA starvation/stationary phase protection protein Dps, translated as MSNSNNANKVAEFTAPGVENESANKAISVLENRMVALIDLQLTLKHIHWNVVGPNFIGVHEMLDPQVETVREMTDTIAERIATLGGVPVGTPKSIVERRTWEDYAIGKGLVTEHLAALDKVYNGVNGDHRKAIESLAELDPVSEDMIIAQLAELEQYQWFVRAHIESSTGQLNS; from the coding sequence ATGAGTAACAGTAATAATGCAAATAAAGTCGCTGAATTTACCGCTCCCGGTGTAGAAAACGAATCAGCAAATAAAGCAATATCTGTACTAGAAAATCGCATGGTAGCGCTAATTGATTTACAGCTAACTTTAAAACATATTCATTGGAATGTAGTAGGTCCAAACTTTATTGGCGTACATGAAATGCTAGACCCACAAGTAGAAACCGTCCGTGAAATGACCGACACCATAGCAGAACGTATTGCCACTTTAGGCGGCGTCCCAGTTGGCACACCAAAATCGATTGTTGAGCGCCGTACATGGGAAGATTACGCCATAGGTAAAGGCTTAGTAACTGAACACTTAGCCGCATTAGACAAAGTATATAACGGCGTTAACGGTGATCACCGTAAAGCCATAGAATCACTTGCTGAGCTTGATCCGGTATCTGAAGATATGATCATTGCGCAACTTGCAGAGCTTGAGCAATATCAGTGGTTTGTTCGCGCCCACATAGAATCATCTACTGGTCAATTGAACAGCTAA
- a CDS encoding SulP family inorganic anion transporter, with translation MLSRLYSFMPGLHTLFNYQRQWFADDVRAALSVAAVALPVAIAYAQLTGVNAAVGLYSCVLPMMLYALFGTSKQLIIGPDAATCAVIAAVVTPLAAGDSFKHWQLVITMTAMTGFWCFIASRFKLGVLADFLSKPILMGLLNGVAITIIVGQFSKVFGFTFDERYLLERLGGVPTYLSQTHIPTLLMALFTLGVYFVLKRLKPTWPASMFAIALGAVFVWLFNLEQFEIKTIGTVTGGLPVFNTPVFDVGIIRELVVPALNLAIVSFVSMMLTARSFAAKNGYDIDADKEFRALGIANLASALSQGFAVSGADSRTAVNDDSGGKTQLVSIIAAAIIGVIALFLTAPLEFIPSAALGIVLIIASVHLLDLKAVWQLKFKDKQAFYLASATLFAVLFIGVIPGITLAVLLGLFQFIRTVMRPSDTILGVDIKGVVRSLDETDKAKAVQGVFIYRFNSPLTYFNASYFKRRLLEQYARQKDDTQCVIIDAVPCFTHLDLSVMAMLADLDVIFKKRGIRLELAGRKRQLLSWFKTAGIASGKDGIYIHSDLYIALQKNSVSQHVDEVTMFQSQNSEEINAGNN, from the coding sequence GTGTTGTCGCGTCTATATAGCTTTATGCCAGGTTTACACACCTTATTTAATTATCAACGCCAATGGTTTGCTGATGATGTGAGGGCGGCATTATCGGTTGCAGCCGTTGCTTTACCTGTTGCTATAGCTTATGCGCAACTTACAGGCGTTAATGCTGCAGTTGGCCTGTATTCTTGCGTATTACCTATGATGCTTTATGCACTTTTTGGTACCTCTAAACAGCTTATTATTGGCCCTGATGCCGCAACATGTGCGGTTATTGCTGCAGTTGTTACTCCACTCGCTGCAGGCGATAGCTTTAAACATTGGCAATTAGTGATCACCATGACCGCAATGACCGGTTTTTGGTGCTTTATTGCCAGCCGCTTTAAGCTAGGTGTATTAGCCGACTTTTTATCTAAACCAATTTTAATGGGGTTATTAAACGGTGTGGCTATTACCATTATTGTTGGTCAGTTTTCTAAAGTATTTGGCTTTACCTTTGATGAGCGCTACTTGCTTGAGCGTTTAGGTGGCGTTCCTACGTATTTATCGCAAACTCATATTCCCACCTTGCTAATGGCTTTATTTACCCTCGGCGTTTACTTTGTGTTAAAGCGCTTAAAACCTACATGGCCAGCCTCTATGTTTGCCATTGCACTAGGTGCGGTATTCGTTTGGTTGTTTAATTTAGAGCAGTTTGAAATAAAAACCATAGGCACAGTAACCGGTGGTTTGCCTGTGTTTAACACTCCAGTATTTGACGTGGGTATTATTCGAGAACTTGTTGTACCGGCACTCAACTTAGCCATAGTTAGCTTTGTCAGCATGATGCTAACGGCGCGAAGCTTTGCAGCAAAGAATGGCTACGACATCGATGCCGATAAAGAATTTAGAGCCTTGGGCATCGCTAATTTAGCGTCAGCATTATCACAAGGCTTTGCCGTTAGTGGTGCCGACTCACGCACAGCCGTGAACGACGACTCTGGCGGAAAAACCCAATTAGTTTCGATTATAGCTGCCGCTATTATTGGCGTTATCGCTCTTTTTTTAACGGCGCCGCTTGAGTTTATTCCCAGTGCTGCACTCGGGATTGTATTAATAATTGCCTCTGTTCACCTGCTTGATTTAAAGGCAGTCTGGCAATTAAAATTTAAAGATAAGCAGGCATTTTACTTAGCCTCAGCCACACTTTTTGCTGTGCTGTTTATTGGTGTTATACCAGGAATTACCCTTGCTGTATTACTAGGGTTATTTCAATTTATTCGAACTGTTATGCGCCCATCAGACACCATTTTAGGTGTGGATATAAAAGGCGTAGTAAGAAGCTTAGACGAAACAGATAAAGCCAAAGCAGTACAAGGGGTTTTTATATATCGTTTTAATTCTCCTTTAACCTATTTTAATGCCAGTTATTTTAAACGCCGCTTGTTAGAGCAATATGCAAGACAAAAAGACGACACGCAATGTGTCATTATTGATGCTGTGCCCTGCTTCACTCATCTTGATTTAAGCGTTATGGCCATGCTCGCAGACCTAGATGTGATATTTAAAAAACGAGGTATTCGATTAGAGCTAGCGGGAAGAAAACGCCAGCTACTTTCTTGGTTTAAAACCGCTGGTATCGCCTCAGGTAAAGACGGTATTTATATTCATTCAGACTTATACATTGCCTTACAAAAAAACAGCGTCAGTCAGCATGTCGACGAGGTTACGATGTTTCAATCGCAAAACTCCGAAGAGATAAATGCAGGTAATAATTAG
- a CDS encoding c-type cytochrome, with amino-acid sequence MKYTLIILCLIALAGCDKGVDSPRGFSLPEGNAEKGKAVFIKYECLACHTLAGVEDDSIKKHDDISIRLGGNKTKIVTYAELVTSVINPSHRFSRPYRADARTPDGASKMAVFNDTMTVSELTDLVTFLQPNYKLIPYHRTKYSDYK; translated from the coding sequence ATGAAATATACATTAATAATTTTATGCTTAATTGCACTTGCAGGTTGCGATAAAGGCGTTGATTCTCCAAGGGGGTTTAGCTTACCAGAGGGAAATGCTGAAAAAGGTAAAGCCGTTTTTATTAAGTATGAGTGTTTGGCATGCCATACGCTTGCAGGTGTAGAAGATGACAGTATAAAAAAACATGACGATATTTCTATCAGACTAGGCGGAAATAAAACCAAAATAGTCACTTATGCTGAGTTAGTTACATCGGTTATTAACCCTTCGCACCGCTTTTCAAGGCCTTACAGAGCTGATGCTAGAACCCCCGATGGAGCATCTAAAATGGCGGTATTTAACGACACCATGACCGTTTCTGAACTCACTGATTTAGTGACCTTTTTACAACCAAATTATAAGCTTATTCCTTATCACAGAACGAAGTACTCAGATTACAAATAA